The nucleotide window CAGTTTCCCAAATTGTAActacttgaaaaataagaaacataccTTTCTATGGCTCTTGCATTCCGCCTGACAATCCACTAAACCAAGCAACCCACCCTAAAACTGAAATAACAAAGCATCTAGAAACTTATGAAAGAAGGATACCTCATATAAACATCTACAGGGATATGGATATTGGGAACATTTTGGAAAGACtccaaaacaggcaaaaaagATGACTGGGTGTCCTGTTATCTGCTCTGGGTTATCTGCATGTGGTTATCTGAGCCTTTCTGCATGTGTCTGCGAATTCACTGTAGCATTTCTCATGGCCTACGTAACTATACGTGCACGGAAATCTCCTTTGAGCCTATTGTAACCTGTTGAAGCCAATGCcctcattaatattttcattatagttcatctactaatattttatatttgtgtgacAGTCgtgattttaacatttaaaaacatgatccTTTAACATAAGTGAGGTCACGATGGAAAATATGTAGCTTTAAATGTGTTCGTTATGAAAGGCTACAAATAAGTGAACTTACAGGAAATTAGAATAGCaagataaactgaaagaaaagcaggaaaaagaattagtaaaaagagaaaagccaaaatggataaaatggagGAGGGCAAAGAAAGTAACTATAAGCAAAAGCTTTCATACTACTATTTTTACGTttactttaatataaatgaaaaatagggacgcgtgggtggcttagtggtttggcacctgcctttggcccagggtgtgatcctggagtcccgggatcgagtcccgcattgggttccctgcatggagcctgcttctccctctgattgtgtctctgcctttctctctctctctctctctgtgtgtctctcatgaataaataaataaaatcttaaaaaaaaaaagaaaaatagataaacccTTTGACAAACTTAGGagaactgaaaatacaaaacaaaaacaaaaacaaaaaacaaaaaaaacaaaaaaaacagaaactctcCCCTCCTCCGAAACCATCAGTAATAAAGCTGATAGACTCACCCGCCAAAATgccaaagatttaaaaataattttaagagcaTGTATAATGGAATCATAGAGCTAGCAATGTGAAAGCCAGAGCAAAGGGaatggtttttttattttgtaaaatataaatgatccAAACGGAGCCACATGGGTTATAAAACTTACACAGGCTGGTCATTGTGGAAAAGGCATGGAAGTTTTGTTGAGGATATGTAATGAGAAAGGGCAGCAGCCTACACAATAAACAGATCATTCCCAAGACAGTAAAACTATTGCTGAGTTGctgaaaaagaaggaatgagCCCCAATTTATTTTCAGAGTCACATCAcctacaacaaacaaacaaaaatcagagcaCAAAAAAGAATCCCAGAGTTCAACTGCACTTATGGATAGAGTTGGAAAACTTTCAAGTGAATGATAGTAAATGCAACCCAGCAGTGTGTTAGAAGAAGCCAACGTGCCCATGAGGGCTTGCTGCAGGAACGCAAGGTGATTCTGTACCAGGCTATTCCAATTCATGACATCGGCATACTCAAGTGTAAAATCAAGGAGTTATGTCAAAAGATCCTGAAAGGATATTTGCTAAAATTCAGCAACTGACCCTGATACAAACTATAAGTGAAGATTGCAGTAGAAGTGACCCAAGTACTAGAAAAAGCACCACTCAAAGGaacagtatatatattatattaaccCAGGAAATTCTGAAGCCATTCACATTAAAAATGGAGACATAAAAAGACATCAGCTGTACCAGCTTTGTTTGGAGGCTGTGGCTAATTGCAATTGGACAAGGAAACAAACGAAGTAGGATAAATGACAAGATAAAACACCGGGGAAAGGAGAGGACTGTATCATAACCgtcataaattatatttatcagAGACCAAGagtttctaataaatatttactgtcaaaaaataaataaataaataaataaataaataaataaataaatatttactgtcagttaataagaactttttaaaaaagattttgtttttaagtcatctctccatccaacatggggcttgaacttacaaccccaagatcaagagtctcacactctaccaactgagctagacAGGTGCCCCAATTAATAAGAATTTTTTGCTCAATATAGACAAATATACCAAATATAGttattctttatatgtttgtgacatttattttaacatagaaaaaatcttatttacaattataataaaattatataccaataaGGAAATACAGGACTCATATCATAAGAATGGATTGCATATGAAGACAACTATATGAATAGTGGTTACTCCCGGGATTTGAATAAAGGTTCTTAGGCATAAGatttaacatattttagaaagttattatttttttaatattttatttatttattcaagagagacacagaaagaggcagagacacaggcagagggagaagcacgctctctgcagggagcctgatgcggaactcgatcccaggaccccgggatcacaacctgagccgaaggcagatggtcaaccactgagccacccagatgccccaaaagtTATTCTTTTTATAAGTTCAATATCACATTGAtccatttctaataaaaattctcaaaaggcttttttttggggggggcttGAGAAGTACTGGATAGAGTGAGCGCATTTGGAAGAATGAGTATCTAGAAATTGCTAcaaaaattttggaaaagaatagcTAGAGGGTGGCTTTATAATCCTAAAAGACAGTGAAGCTTTCCTTAATACTAACACAATAGATGTGTGCTGCAGACAAACCAGAGAAGATGTAAAGATCAGTGACACAAAGCAGATTCCTGAAACAGATTCAAGCATATTTGAGAACTTCTGTCAATAAGTGAAATTAGGATTTTAGGACcgaggaaaataatattttatttaacaaacggTCCTGGCATATGTGGGCCGCCAAATTCCCATGTCACACGTGCGCAGATTGGGATTTTTGCTGTCGTACGTTGCCAactaaaaaaacagcaaatatattaaagaaagaaaaacaccttttttttcaGCTGAGGGAAGAGAGGACTGTTCCAGAAAAAAACAGGAGCCACGAATGAAGCAATAGGAGACCAGACTATAGGAAAAGAGAGTTTTCTGTGAGGTGACAGCACCACAAGAGCAATCAGAAGACAAAGGACAGGAGAACAGAAAGATCTGCCATCTATGACAGACATGGGGCTCGGGTCCCCAGTGCCCAACGACCCAAGGAAAAACATGAGGGAGAAGTGTTTTAGGttcacagacaagaaaactgCAAATGATCAACAAGTTTCTAGAGAGATGtcacaaatgcaaatcaaagcagcagctgggggacgcctgggtggctcagcggttgggcacctgcctttggtgcaggtcatgatcccgggatccaggatcgagtcccacatcaggctccctgtatggagcctgcttctccctctgcctatgtctctgtctctcagtctgtgtttctcatgaataaataagtaaatcttaaaaaaaacaaaaaacaaaacacacaaacaaagcAGCAGCTGGGGAGATGCACCGAGCCCAGATGGCTCCTTTTACTCATCAGACCGACAAAACTTCGAGAGATGGCTAACACCCAGGACTAGTGATAGTTGGGGCCCACACCGCAGATGAGGTTACCGCTTCGAAAAAAGTTATctaaagggcgcctgggtggctcagtcggttaagtctctgcctttgactcaagtcatcacaatcccaaggtcctgggatcgagccccgtatagggctccctgctcagcggggagtctccttgagattctctctcttcctctgccccctcctcccattgacttgctcactctctctttctcaaataaataaataaaatcttaaaaaaaaaaaaaagtaatctgaaTCTATGCAAGTACAAACTATGGATGCTCACCGTAACTCCAGAAGCACAACTGAATGCGAGCAATCTTGCAGGAGGTTTCCTGCTGCAGTTGTGAtggcaaatgaaaacaaaaccacctGAATATCCCCGAGTACAGAGACAGTGGAATAACGCATGGTATGTTCACATTACTgccttttgcttaaaaaaaaaattagagatagCTGTATTCACCTGCAGTACTGTTAATACATGGAAGAGTAAGAGCAACTTGCACAGAAATATACATGGTGTGATACAGTTactagaaaaataggaaaaaatctttTCTACACTACTGAGTCTGTGTATGTTAGTATGAATACGGAGAAAACTTAACATTCCTAACCGGGGGTAGGAGGAGAATAAGGAGGGAGCTGGAGATGATTGGCTCAGTGTTTGTACAATTGTGTATATAGTTTATTATAAGGAACAAGTTTTGCtgttgtggtttaaaaaaatccacttatgcatgtgtgtgtatatagaaaTGCATGTATAGGTGCATATTGGAGGGTAGCAGCTAGCTAGAGATAAATTATATAAAGGGAAATATATCAACAGAAAATAGTGTGCTCCATTCAAACCCAACTCTGTAACTGGAGTGGaaaccatatatatacataaacatagaaataaaagaagttcaTCAAAAAAAAGTCCATCAAAATGGTCACAATTTTGTGTCTGGGTAGTAAGATTACTAGTAActttaatattaaatgtttttaaaaaattttttaaaagttgtatttttttttaagattgatatTTATTTACATCATGCATGGGTGGAGGaagacaaaaggagagagaatctcaagctgatttggtgctgagtgcagagcctgacatggggcttgattccatgacctagagattgtgacctgagctgaaatcaagagtcactggctgagccacccaagtgccccaacttgagctttttaaaataatataatgtgttTTACATCTTTTCTACTTTGAATGCACATTACATTTCTAACCAGGGAACCATTCCTTTAAAAGTCGAAGAAAGGGGTACTCTGGGAAAGAAAGATATAGAAAACAGGTTCATGACAATAGAAGTTTCTTGGCTAAAACTGAATAGCTAAATAGTTTCCTAAGAGCTGtaagcaggacacctgggtggcccagttcaTTAATCATCTGAttcttgctttcggctcaggtcctgttTTCAGGGTCCTACtattgagccttgtgtcaggctccccactaggggtggagactgcttaagattctccgtctccctctccctctgcccctctcccccctacCCCGGAGCTCCcctcctcaattaaaaaaaaaaagagctataatCAATAATTCTAAAGcagtgaaattattaaaatatgaacataGCGTGCTGCAAGCTCTCATTTTCTTGCCAATCCAGTTAATGACTCATTATTACCGTTGCTAATATGACAATAAATTGTGgcaacacccccctcccccagaactcTCAGAATTGTGTTCAAATATTAaggatcaaagaaagaaaagagacaacgCAAACTTTATAGCTATTTCCTAAGGGAGGCCGACTTTTCCTATTTCCAGTAGGCAAGGCCTGAAGGTTTCCGCATCACCATTTTGTGTATTTCCTTAGTTTGTTATTACCAAAGAAATAAGGGGGTAGGAGGGTAATATCTTTGTGTACGAGTGAGATGATCGCCGTGAGACTGTTAGTAAGTTCGTGTGCTAGGAAAGTCAAAGCGGTGAGGGATCTGGTAAAAATATACGTAAGAGTTCTcgttacattttaaatatgcttcTCTCACAAGGGAAACCTCTCTGCACCCGACCTTGCTGACGCTCTGTGAGAGCATGTTTCAATCATTCCGTATGTTTAAGAGCCCACGATGAATTGGAAGATGATGCTAGAAGCTGGAAATTGTAGGTAACTACCCCACCTAGTTATGGCTTTTTTGGAGGTTAATTCTAGCTTGCTCTCTGGCGCCACCTACTGATCGAACAGCATTTCAACTCCCAAACCATAACCtttgaatttctctttcctcagtagAGCCTAATGCTTTGGAAAAACCTAGATGCTTTTCCAATCCCACTGCCTGGCCCCTGGGATTGCACATATATTGATATTTAAGACAATGGCATCCTAGAAAACCATCCTAAGGGTTAGTAGGAACTCACATCATCTTTGCATCCCTAAAGAGAAATGTCAGGTTTGTCAATCTCAAGTTTCAAAACGGAAATGCTACAGGTTGGGTCACTTTAGGCACCAGGCACATTTAAATCGACCGTGAATGCTTGTGTCACATTTACTGGAGGACTCAAAAGCTTTGTTTCTTCAAATCCTCTTTTTGGATAATTCACACCCCATCAGGTCCCAGTCATACTGTGACTCTCAAGAATCATTAACATTCAGTATATTTTACTCACGTATCAATTTATTAGgaaaccattccttttttttctcattagcaCTAAACATCTTTTTTCGGGGGGGGGGTGTCAAGTATCCACGTAACATCATGTAGAAAATGGTCCTCATGCCAACAGATTTGTATCCATGTACTAAAACACTAATAAGCCCAgattttggggggcaggggtaaTATTTCAGGATGGTGACTTAAGAGACGTTGGGAAGTCCCGTCTCCCACATAAATTTCACTAGATTGGAAAAAACCCTTCTCAGAACTGGGAAATCAAGCTGGACAAAACAAATGTATTCACTACTCAATGCATTTAATTCCAACCCCTAACTGGAATCATCTTGGCAACGTTCTACAACAGTTATAACACGGCGATTCAGAGGTGGTCTCAACATTattacagcatttaaaaaaattatagtaagcagtataaaattacaatttattaCAAGGGGAGGGGTTTCACAGCAAGCCTTAAAAACCTTAAGAGCAAACCTCTTACAGACTTCTATTTacgccttcttttttttttttggtcacaccttccccccctttcttttggtttttaagtaTTAATCTGGTATGGAATCTGCTGGACAGAGCAAGGCTGGGTGGGCTCCCCCTTGAATGATGGAGTAAGTCTGCTTAGGCAATTCTtgttgggaggaggaggaggagaatataGGTGGGGCCGTGGTGGCCACGGCGATGTTTTGGTCTCCATCACTCACCACTGTCACTTCAGCTGTCCCCTCCTGAATCAAAGCGTTAAGGCCTTCAAAGTCAGTGCATGTAATACCCGAACTGGTGATGAAAGTCTGGTTGCCGGAGCCTTCCTGGGGGCTGCCTGGGGTGGTGGGGATGAGCGTCTGGTGCAGGGTGGCCCCATCGGCCTGGTCGTGAGTGGTCAGCAGGACAGCGGGCTGGCTCATCGCGCCCGCCTCGCTCGGGCACCCCGAGGGCTGAGGGGGGGCGATCAGATTGACCTGGCGCAGGATCTGCAGCCGGCTGTTCCCGGGGAGTTCCTCCGGGTTCTGGGCCACCAGGGCGGGCGGTACGATGTTcacggcggcggccgcggcctgGATGATGGTGTTGGCCTGGGGCACCTGATGCCCAACGATGATCTTGACTCGCCCCTCGCTGaactggggcacttggctggGCTGGAGGGGCACCTGCAGGTGGCCCACGGTGAGGGGGGCGGCCGGCTGCTTGCTGGGGTCTATCTGGAACTGCAGGACGGTCACATCCGAGTTCTTATTCTCGTTGTACTCACTGTGCTGCCTCTTGTGGCTGCGGAGCGAGTCCTCGCGCATGAACGAGGCATCGCATATGTCACAGTGGAAAGTCTTCTTGGCGTCCAGCTTGGCCACCTGCCGGCTGCTCTGGCGGCCCGCGTCTTTCCTCTCTGACACCTCGGTCTTCACCATGTCCCCGTGGAACTTCTTCATGTGCTTGCTCAGGTTGCTGGGCTGCTTGGTGTCGAAGCTGCAGTAGTGACACTTGAAGGGGCGGTCGGTGCAGTGGATGCGCTCGTGGATGCGCAGCGCCGCCTTGCTCGAGCAGGAGTAGCTGCAGTCCGAGCACTTCTCGGGATGCTCCGACTGGTGCACCCGGCTGTGCTTCCGGAGGGTGGCTTTGCTGTCACCCAGGAAGTCGCAATGCGGGCACTTGAAGTTATTTCCGCTGTGCTTGATGCGGATGTGCGACTTGAGGTTGCCCTTCATGGTGCAGCGGACATTGCAGAACTCGCACTTGAAAGGCTTCTCCCCCGAGTGCACGCGCATGTGCCTTTTCAAGTCCGAGCTGATTTTGAACTTGGCGCTACAGAGCCAGCACTGGAAGGGGGCGTCCCCTGTCAACACAAGGTGAGTTTCGATAAGAACAGGCAGGCAACAACCACAGCGGATTCCCCCCGAAGCACACACCAGAAAACCGCTTATACCAAAGGCGGGCGGGTGGAGACCTTCTAACTGCAGCTGCTAGCAGcccctgggaggaaaaaaaaggggggctgggggtggggtgggggggcttcttttctttccccaaacctAAACCACCAGCACTGTTATAAAAACCCACAAGAAAAACGGGAGATGGAAAAGTGCTATTCAATTGTCCCAAATAAAATAGTACTTGTGAGCATACTCATGTTCTTTAAAACGATCAAGCTACCGTTCATTTTGCTAAAGGACCCACTCTGCTAGTTAACGGTTCACAGTTGTGTAAATTTTGCATCATCCGTTCACTTTGATTGAGTTACATGTTGTAACAGATTCGAGGACACATTTTGGAATCCGTCAGCTCCATGCTCACTCATCAGAATCGTCTGTATAAAGCGACTGAAACGCCCAGCTTACACTTCATGcagatttttattaataaagacGTGTTTATTGCGCCAAATTTATTTATCCCACATTGCCAGCTGCGTTCTTTACTTGTGAAGTTACGAAATCCAgctgcttgattttattttattttatttttttattcatgttcgCTGAAAGATGAGCAGGCAAAGTGAAATTGCAACCATCTGAATGCACATGATACTCCAAATTTATTTCCTCAATGAATGGCAAGTCCGAATTATCTAAGGCACTGATAATTCAAGCAAATTGGTGACCCCGCCCATTTCAGTATTGTTAAAGCAAAGTAGCAGCTAACATTCTTCGGTTGCTTCCAGGATGGCAGGCACTCTGAGGAGCACTCCACAAGAATGGTCTCATTTGATGCTCTCAACATTCCCACGAGGTGGGTACTATTATCAATATTATTCTTAACACTACTGTACAAATGAGGCCTAGAGAGACTACGTAACTTGTTCACCGTCCCCCTGTAGTACGTAGCAAGGCTTGGATTCCAACCCAGGCTGGTTCCAAAGCTGGTATTCTTAGATGCTGGGTAATTATCTGTGCATATGCCTGATGTTCGCTTTCTTAGGCCATAAGCTCAAAGATGGGATCGTATTCCGGCTTTTTGGTATAAGGCCTAAAACATCACCGTAAGCTGCTTAATAAATGCAAGTAAGTAACGATGACAGGGAGCAAATTTAACAAGCTCCTAGAAAACTGAGAAGCTCAAACCTAAACAATGCTTTGTATGACTAAATACCACCAAGATCATCCACACTAAGCTCCAGAACAAGGAATGGTAAGCTATAGCCTGTGGGCCAAACCTGGCCCAcagcctgtttttataaataaaattttattggaatctAGACCACGCCCATTTGTTCATGTGTTGCTTATGGTTGTTTTACACTACAAAGGCAGGGGTGAGCGATAGTGACAGAGACagtatggcctgcaaagcctaaaacatttactatttggCATTTTATAGAAAGTTGGCTGACTCCTGCCTTGGaatcttattcttcttttatgCCATCAACTCCTTTTTGGCAGTTTAGTGAAATGCACAGATCTTTTCTTAGAATAATGTTTAAATACACAAagtaaactgaaataaaaatctgtagGAATGCAAAAGAAGCCAAGTATATTGAAAtagttatataaaaaattaaaagaaaaaattcatgaTATAGCAATGtgtgtgctttaataaaatcttttaagtaatctctacacccaatatggggctcgaacttataaccccaagatcaagagtcccatgctccaccaactgagccagccaggcgccccatgtGTGCTTTATTTATGCATTAAATAAGAAGCTCTAGTAGCAGATCTATAACTACAATAATTTCTAAATAGAGAAGAGCATAAATGATATATTGATCTATCTACAACAACTGTTATGAAAAGATCTGTGATCTCTGCTGAAGACAACTTCACAGGCACTATTCTTGGATCAGTTGCCAATTTTCATAATTGAAGGACACACCCAATTTCAACACAGGTTAGTGAAAATGAGGATCTAACTTTTTTTCGATGTAAGTTCATGGACCATCTAAATTCTATTCATGGATCCCTGAGTGGAGGTATCTGTATACCCAGAGTAAGAATCCTTACTTTAGAATATTCTAAATAGGTTTAGAATATTCTAATAGGTTTTCCTGTTACATCCCTGCCCAAATAAGTGACagtctttttgccttttttttttttaaataatcagcaGAGGTGAAACCCAGAAACACCAGATAACCAAATCTCACAGCAGAGATGCAGAGTTAACAACACTCTTTGATATGAAAGCAAAGGTTTTAAATccctttgtcatttctttttctttctttctttctttctttctttctttctttctttctttctttctttctctttctttctttctttctttctttctttctttctttctttctttctttctttctttctttttctttctttctttcctttttttttttaaccacagatTTCTTAATTGAGGCATACTGGTCAGTAATTGTTCCATGGGATCAAAAGCTCTCCAAAACTAATGATTACATTTATTCCTGCCCAGTATGTGATCCTCACAGTGTCTAGTACCTAGTGGGGACTTAATGAatgttgttgaatgaataagcaaCTGATATATTTAAGCCGACAGATCTTTTTTGAGTTTAGGTTGCTACTAAAACCATTGATGATGAGTCAACCCAAACGATCAAAGGATGAAAACCAAATCCTATTAATTTTACAATCTGTAAAATTTTCTAAATGCCACAGATTTATAAAAGGGAAATGAACATTCCGTGGAAACACTGCGTAAATGGTACACatttaaagttttagaaaatgcaCCTTTTCTAGACCAATTTGAAGATGCTACTATAAATGGCAAGTTTATCCTAAGAAGTCAAAAATGATTCTGAACCACTTTCATAAATGAGTCCTTTAGCTCATCTAACATAGGCTGGGGAGATTTCTGAAATACATCAGTTGGCCATTGGTTATGCCCATGTCTTAACTGGCTTTAGCAGATGACAAAAATGTTCCCAAAGCTCACCACCTCGCCTCCCTCCCTGTAGCCACGGCCTCTGCCATGTGTGTAGTTGTGCATTGTCTCCTGATAGGGACGGGATGACCTGCCATGACCCTCAACAATTGTGTCATTGGATTTGGCTGATAGTATCTTAAGTAGACTTGATATGAGGAACGGCTTGAAATGGGCTTGTGCACCGGGGTTTGCTTGCTTGTACCTCCATCAGCCTTCACCATGAGAAGAGTGAGGCTGGCTTAGCACGCTGGTCCCAGGAGGAGGGTGACAGAAATGTGGAGCAGAGCTGGATTGCAGCAGCCAAGACCAGTGGACAGACAGCTCACGGCCAGCAGATTCTCAGACATGTAATTGACTCCAGCCAAGATCAGAACTGCCTACGTGATCCCCAGCATGTCAACGGAAAAGACATGTCACCGCATCCACTGAGATTTTGTGGGAATATTTGTTCTGCTGCATTTGTGTGACAACAGGTAGCTAATACAGAGATTGGTATCTAGGAGCACAGTGCTGCCCtaacaggaaatgaaaatatgtagcATTGGCATTGGGATGGATGGTAAGAAAAGACTGGAGAAGTGGCGTGCACACTACTGAATGGCAAACATTTGGTCAAACTGTCACCTGCAGTAACTTAGAAGATAGAGAATATAATACACTTGTTCAATTTGGGACTTGAGCAAAAGAGATTAATTCTGGGCAGAACAGTGGAAGTGTCTCACGAGCTGCACATGATGAGGTCCTATAAGGAAAcgaaaaactcagaaaaagaaacgGCCATTTTCTAAATGGAATTTAGAGAGAATAGACCAAAACAAAGATGTGCTGGGTTAGATAAAATTTCTCACCTCCAACTAGCAAAAAGTCTTCAAAGTAAGACAGAAGTCTAGGGACAAAGATCATCCCCAGGGACGTGATCTCAGGGGGAAGACTGATTGAGAAATGATGGGTATGAATATAAGTCTCTTCGTAAAAATCTCCAAAAGAATTAGGTTGGCGCCAAGTAGGTGGACAAGGATTCCCAGGAACATCAAGGGATTCAGCCACAGAAGGTCATACGCCAAAAGTGCCTACAATGGGGTTCAGAGGAAAGGAGAGTCTCCGAAAGAATCGTGGGGTGGCTTTCGGCACGCAGATGCACAGGAAATTCATGAAATTTTGCACATGGCTCTACTGGCAAACCCGTCACCACCCTCAACTAAAAAGAGCCCTACTTTTAGTAGGCAGGAAGCAGGCTGAGAAAGTTTCACAAAAGTACATTTTCCACTACTTTTCGGAAGTGGCTCAGACAGGTGAAGGAAAGGATGCTGCAGTGGGCAGAGTCAGGAACCAGGGAGCAGAGCCGAGCCCCAACCAGGAAACATCTCCTGTCCCCAGAGTGTGGGGATGTGGGGACATTTGCCCAGAGGGATTCTGGTAACCTGTGGAGCAGTGATTGCCAAGTGCCGCCCATTCTTCCCCTTGCAAACAGGATTACTGGAATTACCTTGGCTCTGTTTCACCACGGTGCATCGGGAATGTAGGAACAGATGACTTGTCATTTACTTCAAAGGTCTCTGGGTCAAGAGAAGCCATATTCAGACCTGATGGAGATCAGACAGGATCCCGGTGTCTGAACCTGATCCCGTGATCGAATGTGACTTACATGGCTCTTGGGAAGACATGACTACACCTGCATGTCCCGAATTGTGAGTGATGGTGGAGTGGACTGTGGTTGCTTGCAAAATGGTCCCAATTCTTTATCCTTCCTCCTATCTCGGCCTTTGCCCTGTAACCTTGTGGTGACCTCCCACTGTGGGTGAGCCCAGCCCCACCACATAGCATGCTTCAGCCAAC belongs to Canis lupus familiaris isolate Mischka breed German Shepherd chromosome 24, alternate assembly UU_Cfam_GSD_1.0, whole genome shotgun sequence and includes:
- the ZFP64 gene encoding zinc finger protein 64 isoform X1, yielding MNASSEGDGFPGSVQIPGGTTVLVELTPDIHICGLCKQQFNNLDAFVAHKQSGCQLTSTSGAAPSTVQFVSEETVPATQTQTTTRTITSETQTITVSAPEFVFEHGYQTYLPTESNENQTATVISLPAKSRAKKPTAPPAQKRLNCCYPGCQFKTAYGMKDMERHLKIHTGDKPHKCEVCGKCFSRKDKLKTHMRCHTGVKPYKCKTCDYAAADSSSLNKHLRIHSDERPFKCQICPYASRNSSQLTVHLRSHTGDAPFQCWLCSAKFKISSDLKRHMRVHSGEKPFKCEFCNVRCTMKGNLKSHIRIKHSGNNFKCPHCDFLGDSKATLRKHSRVHQSEHPEKCSDCSYSCSSKAALRIHERIHCTDRPFKCHYCSFDTKQPSNLSKHMKKFHGDMVKTEVSERKDAGRQSSRQVAKLDAKKTFHCDICDASFMREDSLRSHKRQHSEYNENKNSDVTVLQFQIDPSKQPAAPLTVGHLQVPLQPSQVPQFSEGRVKIIVGHQVPQANTIIQAAAAAVNIVPPALVAQNPEELPGNSRLQILRQVNLIAPPQPSGCPSEAGAMSQPAVLLTTHDQADGATLHQTLIPTTPGSPQEGSGNQTFITSSGITCTDFEGLNALIQEGTAEVTVVSDGDQNIAVATTAPPIFSSSSSQQELPKQTYSIIQGGAHPALLCPADSIPD
- the ZFP64 gene encoding zinc finger protein 64 isoform X3; the encoded protein is MEAKLPRSSQACGTTVLVELTPDIHICGLCKQQFNNLDAFVAHKQSGCQLTSTSGAAPSTVQFVSEETVPATQTQTTTRTITSETQTITVSAPEFVFEHGYQTYLPTESNENQTATVISLPAKSRAKKPTAPPAQKRLNCCYPGCQFKTAYGMKDMERHLKIHTGDKPHKCEVCGKCFSRKDKLKTHMRCHTGVKPYKCKTCDYAAADSSSLNKHLRIHSDERPFKCQICPYASRNSSQLTVHLRSHTGDAPFQCWLCSAKFKISSDLKRHMRVHSGEKPFKCEFCNVRCTMKGNLKSHIRIKHSGNNFKCPHCDFLGDSKATLRKHSRVHQSEHPEKCSDCSYSCSSKAALRIHERIHCTDRPFKCHYCSFDTKQPSNLSKHMKKFHGDMVKTEVSERKDAGRQSSRQVAKLDAKKTFHCDICDASFMREDSLRSHKRQHSEYNENKNSDVTVLQFQIDPSKQPAAPLTVGHLQVPLQPSQVPQFSEGRVKIIVGHQVPQANTIIQAAAAAVNIVPPALVAQNPEELPGNSRLQILRQVNLIAPPQPSGCPSEAGAMSQPAVLLTTHDQADGATLHQTLIPTTPGSPQEGSGNQTFITSSGITCTDFEGLNALIQEGTAEVTVVSDGDQNIAVATTAPPIFSSSSSQQELPKQTYSIIQGGAHPALLCPADSIPD
- the ZFP64 gene encoding zinc finger protein 64 isoform X2 — its product is MNASSEGDGFPGSVQSGTTVLVELTPDIHICGLCKQQFNNLDAFVAHKQSGCQLTSTSGAAPSTVQFVSEETVPATQTQTTTRTITSETQTITVSAPEFVFEHGYQTYLPTESNENQTATVISLPAKSRAKKPTAPPAQKRLNCCYPGCQFKTAYGMKDMERHLKIHTGDKPHKCEVCGKCFSRKDKLKTHMRCHTGVKPYKCKTCDYAAADSSSLNKHLRIHSDERPFKCQICPYASRNSSQLTVHLRSHTGDAPFQCWLCSAKFKISSDLKRHMRVHSGEKPFKCEFCNVRCTMKGNLKSHIRIKHSGNNFKCPHCDFLGDSKATLRKHSRVHQSEHPEKCSDCSYSCSSKAALRIHERIHCTDRPFKCHYCSFDTKQPSNLSKHMKKFHGDMVKTEVSERKDAGRQSSRQVAKLDAKKTFHCDICDASFMREDSLRSHKRQHSEYNENKNSDVTVLQFQIDPSKQPAAPLTVGHLQVPLQPSQVPQFSEGRVKIIVGHQVPQANTIIQAAAAAVNIVPPALVAQNPEELPGNSRLQILRQVNLIAPPQPSGCPSEAGAMSQPAVLLTTHDQADGATLHQTLIPTTPGSPQEGSGNQTFITSSGITCTDFEGLNALIQEGTAEVTVVSDGDQNIAVATTAPPIFSSSSSQQELPKQTYSIIQGGAHPALLCPADSIPD